GCGACAACCATTGCCGCCTGGTGCCGGGTGATTCGCCGCTGGGTTATCGGCTGCCGCTGGCCTCGCAGCCGTGGGTGACGGCAGCGGAATATCCGTTTGTGCATCCGACCGACCCGAATCAGGACCAACCGCCGCTGCCGACCGCCCCACAACTGCGCAGCCATGGCGAGCCTGCCCCGAGCGATGAACGCGTGCCGCAGGTCGATGAATCCGCCGACTGGCTGACCCGCACTGCGCTGTGCGCCGAAGCGCGGGAAGGGCGGCTGTACCTGTTTATGCCGCCTTTGGAGCGTGTCGAGGATTACCTGGAGCTGGTGACCGCCATCGAGGCGACCGCCGAAGAACTGCATTGCCCGGTGCTGCTGGAAGGCTACGAGCCGCCTTCGGATACGCGCCTGAGCAACTTCCGGGTGACGCCGGACCCAGGCGTGATCGAGGTCAACGTGCAGCCGTCCGCCACCTGGGACGAGTTGGTGGAGCGCACCGAGTTCCTCTACGAAGAGGCGCGGCAAACCCGCCTGACCACCGAAAAGTTCATGATCGACGGTCGCCATACCGGCACCGGCGGCGGCAACCACTTTGTGCTCGGTGGCGCCACACCCAAGGATTCACCCTTCCTGCGCCGGCCCGATCTGCTGCGCAGCCTGATCAGCTACTGGCATAACCATCCATCGCTGTCGTACCTGTTTTCCGGCCTTTTTATCGGGCCGACTTCCCAGGCACCGCGGGTGGATGAGGCACGCAACGATGCGCTGTATGAGCTGGAAATCGCGTTTGCACAAATGCCTGCGCCCGGCCAAGAATGCCTGCCCTGGCTGGTCGACCGCCTGCTGCGCAACCTGCTGATCGACGTGACGGGTAACACCCACCGCGCCGAATTCTGCATCGACAAACTCTACTCGCCGGATGGCGCAACCGGCCGCCTGGGCTTGCTGGAACTGCGCGCATTTGAGATGCCGCCCCATGCGCGCATGAGCCTGACCCAACAATTGCTGTTGCGCGCCTTGGTTGCACGTTTCTGGCGTGAACCCTATGCGCCGCCGAAACTGACTCGCTGGGGCACAGAACTGCACGACCGTTTCCTGTTGCCGCACTTTATCGAGCAGGATTTCGCTGATGTGATCGCCGAACTCAACGCCGCCGGTTATCCGCTGCGCGCCGAATGGTTTGCTGCGCACCTGGAATTTCGTTTCCCCAAGGTTGGCGACTATGCCGTCAATGGCATCGAGCTGGAGCTGCGCCAGGCCCTTGAACCCTGGCATGTGTTGGGCGAGGAGGGCGCGGTGGGCGGTACGGTGCGCTACGTGGACTCGTCCCTGGAGCGCCTGCAAGTGAAGTTGAGCGGCTTGGCGCCGCAGCGTTATGTGCTGACCTGCAATGGCATCCCGGTGCCGCTGCAGCCGACCGGCCGCGTCGGCGAATTTGTCGCCGGCGTGCGTTACCGCGCCTGGCAACCGGCCAACTGCCTGCAGCCGACTATCGCCGTGCACGCGCCGCTGGTGTTCGACCTGCTGGATACCTGGATGCAGCGCTCGCTGGGTGGCTGCCAGTACCATGTGGCCCATCCGGGTGGGCGCAATTACGACAGCTTGCCGGTGAATGCCAACGAAGCCGAGAGCCGGCGGATGGCGCGGTTCTTCCGCTTGGGGCATAGTCCGGGCAAGCTCCCTGTGCCGACTGTGGTGGTGAACGATGAATTGCCAATGACCCTCGACCTGCGGCGTTTCCCCAATAAAAATGACTGAATCACAATCCAAATGTGGGAGGGGGCTTGCTCCCGATAGCAGTCTGTCAGTCAGGATGTCTGTTACTGATGCACCGCAATCGGGAGCAAGCCCCCTCCCACAGGGGATTTGCGATGTTTGTTGAGTTAACCTGATCCCCCTTGCCTCTGCCGAGCGTTCCATGTCCGATTTGCTCGACCGTTACCCGCTGACTCCAGGCACCTATCACGAACTGCTGGATGACAGCGGCGCAGTGCGTGTTCACTGGCAGCGCCTGCTCGACCACCTGCAACGCAGCACGCCGGCCCAACTTGCCCAGCGCCAGGCACTGCTGACCCGGCAGATCCAGGAAAACGGTGTGACCTACAACGTCTACGCTGACCCCAAGGGCGCCGATCGCCCGTGGGAACTGGACCTGTTGCCCCACGTGCTGGCCGCTGACGAGTGGCAGCACTTGTCGGCTGGTATTGCCCAGCGGGCGCGCCTGCTCAATGCCGTGCTCGCCGACCTCTATGGCCCGCAGCGCCTGATCAAGGAAGGCCTGCTGCCCGCCGAGCTGGTATTCGGCCACAACAACTTCCTGTGGCCGTGCCAGGGTATCCAGCCGCCGGACGGCGCCTTCCTGCACCTGTATGCCGTGGACCTGGCCCGCACACCGGATGGACGCTGGTGGGTGACGGCCGACCGAACCCAGGCCCCATCGGGCGCGGGCTATGCCCTGGAAAACCGCACCATCGTGTCCCGCGCTTTCCCGGACCTTTACCGTGACTTGCAGGTGCAGCACCTCACCGGTTTCTTTCGCACCCTCCAGGAAACCCTGGCCCGCCAGGCGCCCGGCGATAACCAGCCCCCGCTGATCGTGCTACTGACGCCGGGGCGCTTCAACGAAAGCTATTTCGAACATCTCTACCTTGCGCGTCAGCTTGGCTACCCCTTGGTGGAAGGCGGCGACCTCACCGTGCGCGACAGCACCGTGTTTCTCAAGACCCTCAGTGGCCTGCGCCGTGTTCACGCAATCATGCGGCGCCTGGACGATGATTTCTGCGACCCCCTGGAGCTGCGCACCGATTCGGCGCTCGGCGTCCCCGGCCTGCTTGATGCCGTGCGCCAGGGCAATGTACTGGTGGCCAATGCCTTGGGCAGCGGTGTGCTGGAGTCGCCAGGCCTGCTTGGCTTTCTGCCGAAGATCAATGAGTTTTTATTTGGCGAAGCACTGATCCTGCCGTCCATCGCCACTTGGTGGTGCGGTGAAGCGCCGGTGCTGGCCGACGCGTTGGAGAAGCTGCCGCAGTTATTGATCAAACCGGCGTTCCCCTCGCAGAGTTTCGCCCCGGTGTTCGGTCGCGACCTCAACGCCGAACAACGCGAAGCTCTGGCCCGGCGCATGCGTGCGCGGCCTTATGCTTATGTGGCCCAGGAGCTGGCGCAATTGTCCCAGGCGCCGGTGTGGCACACCGTGGAAGACCATTTGCAACACCGCGCCATCGGCATGCGCGTGTACGCCGTGGCCAGTGACGACGGCTACCGTGTACTGCCCGGCGGCCTGACCCGCGTAGCCGCCGAGGCCGATGCCGAAGTGGTGTCGATGCAACGCGGCGGTGCGAGCAAGGACACCTGGGTACTCGGCGAACGTGCGCCCGGTGGCGAGCAGTGGCGCGCCCAGCGCGTGAT
This genomic stretch from Pseudomonas orientalis harbors:
- a CDS encoding DUF2126 domain-containing protein — translated: MSIHVALHHVTHYRYDRAVELGPQIVRLRPTPHSRTRILSYALKVLPEQHFINWQQDPQGNYLARLVFPEKTDELRVEVDLVAEMAVFNPFDFFLEPYAENIPFSYAADEQRELAPYLETLPLTPKFAAYLAGIDRTPLPAVDFLVGLNQRLAADIGYLIRMEPGVQTPEFTLENACGSCRDSAWLLVQLLRNLGLAARFVSGYLIQLTADVKALDGPSGTDVDFTDLHAWCEVYLPGAGWIGLDATSGLFAGEGHIPLACSPDPSSAAPISGLVEPCECEFTHEMSVQRIWEAPRVTRPYTEEQWLAIQALGRQIDADLLRDDVRLTMGGEPTFVSIDDPDGAEWNTAALGPDKRRLSAELFQRLRRHYAPQGLAHFGQGKWYPGEQLPRWSLNCYWRRDGVPIWHNSALLADEQADYGADSVLAGRFLASVAERLKLPARFVFPAFEDNFYYLWREGALPQNVTAQDPRLSDDLERERLRKVFSQGLDKVIGQVLPLARTAANDRWQSGRWYLRDNHCRLVPGDSPLGYRLPLASQPWVTAAEYPFVHPTDPNQDQPPLPTAPQLRSHGEPAPSDERVPQVDESADWLTRTALCAEAREGRLYLFMPPLERVEDYLELVTAIEATAEELHCPVLLEGYEPPSDTRLSNFRVTPDPGVIEVNVQPSATWDELVERTEFLYEEARQTRLTTEKFMIDGRHTGTGGGNHFVLGGATPKDSPFLRRPDLLRSLISYWHNHPSLSYLFSGLFIGPTSQAPRVDEARNDALYELEIAFAQMPAPGQECLPWLVDRLLRNLLIDVTGNTHRAEFCIDKLYSPDGATGRLGLLELRAFEMPPHARMSLTQQLLLRALVARFWREPYAPPKLTRWGTELHDRFLLPHFIEQDFADVIAELNAAGYPLRAEWFAAHLEFRFPKVGDYAVNGIELELRQALEPWHVLGEEGAVGGTVRYVDSSLERLQVKLSGLAPQRYVLTCNGIPVPLQPTGRVGEFVAGVRYRAWQPANCLQPTIAVHAPLVFDLLDTWMQRSLGGCQYHVAHPGGRNYDSLPVNANEAESRRMARFFRLGHSPGKLPVPTVVVNDELPMTLDLRRFPNKND
- a CDS encoding circularly permuted type 2 ATP-grasp protein; protein product: MSDLLDRYPLTPGTYHELLDDSGAVRVHWQRLLDHLQRSTPAQLAQRQALLTRQIQENGVTYNVYADPKGADRPWELDLLPHVLAADEWQHLSAGIAQRARLLNAVLADLYGPQRLIKEGLLPAELVFGHNNFLWPCQGIQPPDGAFLHLYAVDLARTPDGRWWVTADRTQAPSGAGYALENRTIVSRAFPDLYRDLQVQHLTGFFRTLQETLARQAPGDNQPPLIVLLTPGRFNESYFEHLYLARQLGYPLVEGGDLTVRDSTVFLKTLSGLRRVHAIMRRLDDDFCDPLELRTDSALGVPGLLDAVRQGNVLVANALGSGVLESPGLLGFLPKINEFLFGEALILPSIATWWCGEAPVLADALEKLPQLLIKPAFPSQSFAPVFGRDLNAEQREALARRMRARPYAYVAQELAQLSQAPVWHTVEDHLQHRAIGMRVYAVASDDGYRVLPGGLTRVAAEADAEVVSMQRGGASKDTWVLGERAPGGEQWRAQRVIGAHDLVRRDPYLPSRVVENLFWFGRYCERCDDSARWLRIVLARYVDGDDPLALQAAVELGESLRLLPEEGELPERLLAALLGDDWPSSLRANLQRLQWAASQVRGKLSRENWQALVELQREAMDLERETPDFGELLDFLNRLVMSLAALSGFALDDMTRDEGWRFLMMGRRIERLQFLSSSLAAFLRGVAVFDQAGLEWLLELGNSSITYRSRYLAVPQLIPVLDLLLLDEQNPHAVLFQLKLVSRTLRRLNDDFGVPRESGLGPLVEQLARFDLGCLENPLFGESSVRAALDGLADLLQAVADESGQVSDRLALRHFAHVDDVSQQTVSV